A section of the Hevea brasiliensis isolate MT/VB/25A 57/8 chromosome 17, ASM3005281v1, whole genome shotgun sequence genome encodes:
- the LOC131175290 gene encoding uncharacterized protein LOC131175290 produces MDQLATHNKMLENQIIQQASSSSKVTGKLPSLPEMNPKEHCKAVTLRNSRTLEEQKSEEKSIEKTTDEFDNQTEEKEEKAKKEQEEETKKKKKLQKTKLDKQFGKSLEVLQKLYINIPFTEALSQMPSYTKFLKEILSKKRRLEDYKTVTLTEESNSIMQNKLPPKLKDPGSFSIPCLIGNMNIDKALYDVGASVGKLFIPVDFVILEMKEDVQIPIILRRSFLTTAGAIIDVNNGRLTFKVGDEDVKFNLFRTIKHILEPNECLRVDIIDKLDEEEFHKRHPEDPLEACIVHGHTADSENIEIAACAKSLEASPPLPLAQAF; encoded by the exons atggaccaactagcCACCCACAATAAGATGCTTGAAAACCAAATTATTCAGCAGGCAAGTTCTTCAAGCAAGGTTACTGGTAAACTACCAAGTCTACCAGAGATGAACCCCAAAGAGCACTGTAAGGCAGTCACCTTGAGGAACAGCAGAACGTTAGAAGAACAAAAATCAGAGGAAAAATCAATTGAGAAAACCACTGATGAATTTGATAACCAAACAGAGGAGAAGGAGGAAAAAGCTAAAAAGGAACAGGAAGAGGaaacaaagaagaaaaagaa ATTGCAAAAGACTAAATTGGATAAGCAGTTTGGAAAGtctttagaagttttacagaaactctacATTAACATTCCTTTCacagaagcactttctcagatgccatcctacacAAAGTTCCTTAAAGAAATTCTTTCAAAGAAGAGAAGATTGGAAGACTACAAGACTGTTACTCTTACAGAGGAATCCAATTCCATAATGCAAAACAAGCTGCCACCAAAACTcaaggatccaggaagcttctccataccttgcctTATTGGCAACATGAATATAGACAAGGCACTCTATGATGTGGGTGCAAGT GTAGGAAAACTCTTCATTCCTGTTGATTTTGTTATCCTAGAGATGAAAGAGGATGTCCAAATTCCTATTATCCTGAGAAGATCTTTCTTGACAACTGCAGGAGCTATCATAGATGTTAATAATGGGCGGTTAACTTTCAAGGTAGGAGATGAAGACGTGAAATTCAACCTGTTCAGAACAATAAAGCATATACTTGAACCTAATGAATGCTTAAGAGTCGACATAATTGACAAGCTAGATGAAGAGGAATTTCACAAAAGACATcctgaagatcctcttgaagcatgtatagtCCACGGCCACACAGCAGATAGTGAAAACATAGAAATTGCAGCTTGTGCAAAATCTTTAGAAGCTAGcccacccctacccttagctcaagCTTTCTAG